In Hemibagrus wyckioides isolate EC202008001 linkage group LG21, SWU_Hwy_1.0, whole genome shotgun sequence, the following proteins share a genomic window:
- the raf1b gene encoding RAF proto-oncogene serine/threonine-protein kinase, whose translation MEHVQGTWKTLSNGFGFRDSVFEDTCMSPTITKSFPYRRRSSDDEKITNPSKANTIRVFLPNQQRTVVNVRPGMTLHSCLIKALKVRGLQPECCAVFRLHPDQPRNKKSRMDWNTDATSLIGEELLVEVLDHVPLTTHNFVRKTFLKLAFCDICQKFLLHGFRCQTCGYKFHEHCSTKVPTMCVDWSNIRQLLLFPTPGESGAPSLPPLSSRRMRDSLSRLPASAYHRHSTPHAFNYIAPLPPSSGSLSQKQRSTSTPNVHMVSSQPAGGASYEHALKSQDSGRPPNLSPTGWSQTKNPGLVHREKTSSNTQEKNRIRPREKRDSSYYWEIDASEVVLHSCIGSGTFGTVYKGKWHGDVAVKILKVKDPTPEQFQAFRNEVAVLRKTRHVNILLFMGYMTQENLAIVTQWCDGSSLYKHLHVQDTKLQLFQLIDIARQTAQGIDYLHAKNIIHRDMKSQNIFLHEGLTVKIGDFGLATVKTRWSGSNPVEKLSGSILWMAPEVIRMQDSNPYSFQSDVYSYGIVLYELMTGELPYCRISGDQIIYMVGKGYLSPDLSKLYKNCPKAMKRLVADCIKKSKDDRPLFPQILASIELLQHSLPKINRSASEPSLHRAAHTDDISICTLTSSRLPVF comes from the exons ATGGAGCATGTCCAAGGGACCTGGAAAACCCTGAGTAATGGGTTTGGATTCAGAGACTCAGTATTTGAGGATACCTGCATGTCTCCTACTATAACCAAAAGCTTTCCATATCGCAGACGCTCATCGGATGATGAAAAAATCACAAACCCGTCCAAAGCCAACACGATTCGTGTTTTTCTGCCAAATCAGCAGCGCACTGTG GTGAATGTACGACCAGGCATGACCCTGCATAGCTGCCTCATCAAAGCCCTTAAAGTTCGAGGCCTCCAGCCTGAGTGCTGTGCCGTGTTCAGGCTTCATCCCGACCAGCCTAGAAA CAAAAAATCCCGTATGGACTGGAACACTGATGCTACCTCACTCATCGGGGAAGAGCTGCTGGTGGAAGTCTTGGATCACGTACCGCTCACGACGCACAATTTT GTACGAAAGACGTTTCTGAAGCTGGCCTTCTGCGACATTTGCCAGAAGTTTCTTTTACATGGCTTTCGATGTCAGACGTGTGGATACAAATTCCATGAGCACTGCAGCACCAAAGTCCCCACCATGTGTGTTGACTGGAGCAACATTCGACAGCTCCT TTTGTTTCCCACACCTGGAGAAAGTGGAGCTCCATCTCTACCACCTCTTTCATCTCGGAGGATGCGAGACTCTTTATCCCGACTTCCTGCCAG cgctTATCACAGACACTCTACACCTCACGCCTTTAACTACATTGCGCCCTTGCCACCCTCCAGCGGTTCTCTCTCCCAGAAACAGCGCTCCACGTCCACACCCAACGTCCACATGGTCAGCAGCCAGCCTGCGGGCGGGGCTTCATACGAG CATGCCTTAAAAAGTCAGGACTCGG GAAGACCTCCTAATCTCAGTCCCACAGGATGGTCTCAGACCAAAAATCCAGGCCTTGTTCACAGAGAAAAGACTTCATCTAATACTCAGGAGAAAAACAGAATC CGGCCCAGGGAGAAGCGAGACTCTAGCTACTACTGGGAGATCGATGCCAGCGAGGTGGTTCTGCACTCCTGCATCGGATCAGGGACATTCGGGACAGTTTACAAGGGGAAATGGCACG GTGATGTTGCTGTGAAGATTTTAAAGGTCAAAGATCCTACACCAGAGCAGTTTCAGGCCTTTCGCAATGAGGTGGCAGTTTTAAg AAAGACTCGGCACGTCAATATCTTGCTATTCATGGGCTACATGACCCAAGAAAACCTGGCCATCGTGACCCAGTGGTGTGATGGAAGCAGCCTCTATAAACACCTGCATGTCCAGGACACCAAACTGCAGCTGTTCCAGCTGATCGACATCGCCAGGCAAACCGCTCAGGGCATAGA CTATTTGCATGCAAAGAACATAATCCACCGGGACATGAAGTCACAAA ACATTTTCCTCCACGAAGGCTTAACAGTGAAGATCGGAGACTTTGGTTTGGCCACCGTGAAGACACGGTGGAGCGGCTCGAATCCAGTAGAGAAGCTGTCGGGATCCATTCTTTGGATg GCTCCTGAGGTGATCAGGATGCAGGACAGTAATCCATACAGTTTCCAGTCGGACGTCTACTCCTACGGTATTGTGCTTTATGAGTTGATGACCGGCGAGCTCCCATATTGTAGAATTTCAGGAGACCAG ATCATTTACATGGTAGGAAAAGGTTACTTGTCTCCAGACCTAAGCAAGCTGTATAAGAACTGCCCCAAAGCGATGAAGAGGCTCGTCGCCGACTGCATTAAGAAGTCGAAAGATGACAGGCCGCTGTTTCCTCAA